In Brassica napus cultivar Da-Ae unplaced genomic scaffold, Da-Ae ScsIHWf_528;HRSCAF=793, whole genome shotgun sequence, the genomic window CGCTTCTCGACTCCACGCCTCACCGAAGCAGAGAAGTATTTGATCAAAGAAGCGGCTTCAATTTCAAGGGATGATCTGCGGAAGTGGAATGCCGACGGTAATGATCCCATGGTATTCTTGACAAAACTACGGCCTTTTGTTAGCGATTTCTTGGAAGAAACCAACAAGAttgccaaataaaaaaaaaaataaaccaacaAGATGTACTATCCCTTGAAGAGGACAGAGTCGTTCCCACGATTAAATCTCGTGTTGACTAAGAATCTTTTATTCTGTAGAAACTTTATAAGTCTGATTTCGATTGCTAAATTTTTAAAGCATGTTTGCAAAGTTATTTTGATTGCTAAATTTTTGAAGCATATTTTTCATGTACTGTATATATCTTTCCCGTTCATTTAATTTCGGTTAGGTAAATAATATGTCCTCATTCCTCAAAGCATTGTATTTAGCATTTACTTCTACTTTataaagcaagaaaaaaaaagactaaaagCTCAGACATATGCTGAACTGATCCAATCATTGGGACACACTTAGCAAAGACAAAAACCAACTTCCGTTGATGATGCTACTGTTTCTACTGCGCTGCAGGATTCTGATATGCTTTGGGTTTGGGTTTCACTTCCATTTCATTAATGTTTCTTACAAATATAGTATCTGGTTCCTGCCTATAAAACCTCTCTCACACAAACACAGCCAGTTAAAGTTCATGTAGATCTAAAGTATAGTTTTATTAGAAATGCTATTTTATTCTCCATTAAGCATTCGATCAAAGATAAAACTGTAAAACAAAACCAATTTGATGAGTACAGAAGCTGAGCTGACTCAAGAAGACTCTTTGAATGAAGCTGAGCTGGCAAcctgaagaaagaagagacGGTTAAGAGATAGTATAAATAGACCTCTTTACCTCTACGGTTACGGATTGGGATTTTTAGGCAAATCAAAGGAGTATCTCTGCATTTGAGGCAAGTTCAGAGAGGTTTCTCTCTGGATTTGAAGGACCTTGGCGTTAGAGTTTATAGCCTTCTCGTCTTGGTATCGTTATGGTTCATACAATAAGCAATAACATCATCTTTTCCATCTCAAAGTCTTATCACAATTGAAAGAATGTTATTTAGAAAAGCTTTGATAACAATATAACAAACTGTACTCAAAATGTAAATTAGCGgactaaaatatgaaaataattaatccAAGATTATAACCATGTCATAAGAAATTTATTTCTACTAGTTTTTTGAAGAGACTATTTctcttacaaaaacaaaaagaagacaCTAAAAGTCAGGGTCAAAGCTGGACCATTAAATGTCTGATAATAGCTTCACATATTCTGGGGCATGGCTTTGAATGGGTTTAGTAACAAGGCCCATTACTCTGCACACTTTTTGCAAGCAagcaaaagagaagaagattagAATCAGAGAAAACGTATTAATATGTCCCTTCATCAATACCTGTTTGTCTGTCCAGCAAGCCGACACGTGTAAACGTCGCCACGTGACGTCTCCGCCTACGCGTTTGGATAAATCCCgtccatttttttttgcttgttggGGTATAACAGCAAAGTGACATCGGCTTACGTGTCCTTTAAACACGCCCCGTTCTAGTTGCTCATACGGTACGCCACTCCACACTCTAACTTTTTCCTCACCTACACTCAACTCCACTGAAGTTAGTTCAACATTCGtttctttttcacaaaaaaaaaagaaaaattatttcctTGATTATTCATTCCAGGGTTTCATTAGGCGAATATTAGTGAGCTAGCATTTCTTAAAActtatttgattttgaaaaaatcattAATGATTACTTCCACGCGGTGAAGATTAGTAAATAATTGTGCTCATGCTGATTAGATAATGAGAAAAATctagaaattttaataaatcttGGAAAGATTATTACCCAAAAAACGTAATTAGGCGTGTACGCGTTTGGTTTAAGGCGTGCCCCACACGTCTCATGGCGCATAGCCAACACATAAGTCAGCTCCACGGGAAAGGTATGGTCCTTTTTTAAAatccaatttaatttttatatcagCTAAAATCTCATTTATATTTCGGTTTAGCATTTTAATTACTTTTCTTGGTTTTGACTTTGAACCGGTCTCGAACTCGTGAATCGTGATGACGAGTGCCTTATTAGGTCCTTATTAGGTCAGCCGTGACCAAGAACCGATACTTAACAGTAAAGTTCATCGACATTTCCCTTAGATTCTTTGGTCAATTTTAGTTTACAATCTAGATTTTCCGAGTTTCTgaatttaaaatgaatttatCACAATGgtttatttgtataaaaataaacaatatacatAAATCTGAAGGTGTTTAAAGAAAAAAGGTGTTAACATCTGATACGAtagttaatataaaattttatccgACTGCATTTTTGGTAGCATCTTTTTATGTTATTATCTCACACACATTCAAGAGCTAACatgttttttgaaataaattgataaaatccTTCTTGATAttacaatttaaatattttactttttataaaaatttcattatatatttactatagTGTTTAGGCTTCTTAAGAAAGAGAGTTATAGTACTCTGACACGATAAAGAGATAAAAATATTGACCGACTTAAGACTCGTTCGCCACGTGGTTTCCATATAAAATAGAGTCCAAATTATTTCTTTAGCACTTCACTccattctcttctctctatctctctcaacTCAAGCGATAGACTCTGAAACATCTCTCAAGATTCTGATCTAAACTCGAAGAAAGAAGACACAACACATAAAAGACTCGTCTGATTATGGCTCTCGAAGCGATGAATTGTCCGACGAATTCTTCTTCGTTCACAGCACGGAAAGATAGAAACGAACCAACAGATGATCTTACGCACGACGCCGTTTTCATGGAGCCTTGGCTGAAACGCAAGCGCTCGAAACGCCCGCGTTCACGCAGCCCTTCCTCCTCGCCGCCTCGTTCTCGCCCTAAGTCTCAAATTCAGGATCTTGCGGAGGAGGAGTATCTCGCTCTCTGTCTCATCATGCTCGCCAACGACCACCACCAACCCAAGACGCAACCGCCGCAAGAATCCACCACAAAGCTTTCGCACAAGTGCAGCGTTTGCGGGAAAGCGTTTCCTTCTTACCAGGCGTTAGGCGGCCACAAAGCCAGCCACCGAATCAAGCCTCCAACCACAACCGCCGACGACGATTCAACAACTCCAACCATCGCCGTCGCGCATCCGACTTCCACCGCCATCGCACCTTCCGGGAAGATCCACAAGTGCTCCATCTGCCATAAAGTGTTTCCCACGGGTCAAGCTCTCGGCGGCCACAAACGCTGTCACTACGAAGGAACTATCGGCGGCGGCGGAGGAAGCAAGTCGGTTAGCCAGAGCGGAAGCGTGACAAGCACGGTTTCGGAAGAACGAAGCAACCGCGTGTTCATTGATCTAAACCTTCCCGCGTTACCGGAGCTCAGCCTTCATCATCACAACACAGTCGTCGACGAAGAGATTCAAAGTCCGTTGACCGGTAAAAAACCGCTGTTGTCGACCGATCACGACAAAGTCATCATCAAGAAAGAAGATTTCTCCCTAAGAATCTAATAATTAGTCTGTTATACTTTTTAGtttcattttcatttgttttgcAGATTTCTTCTTAAATTCTGGGATTGGATATACTCATATATGTTAGGGATTTGATATAAGATTTGatgaattaattgattaaatcaGTTTTTGTTATATCTGCTAAAATCTCTTGAGTCCACTCTGTAAAATATATGACACGTGGTATTCCTTATGTGAACGCAAAGTATAAATAGTTGGGAGAACGAACGAGAATCCTTCCATGTGGATTCGTTGCCTTGATGAGCATTTACCACATGTATTATTAGTTTGGTACATAAATAAcaaattatactattttttattcttcCGAATGGTTATTAGCCACTAAAACTATAATGTATACACCTAGTTCTTTTCTTTATTCATATTCAATCGTAATTAATTGCACATGCGTTTAGCAATTTCATGCATcgttatttaattttgttgatTACATCGAATCATAAATACGGATGTGACCACGAATCTGTTCATTGGTTCTTAGGTATCTCCTTAACTTGCGTAACTTCCTTGGCCTCTAAACATTAATTTGAGCCTAATTAACTTCTTTCTACCACTTATGTTATTGTTAACTACTTAACCCTCTGATTAATTGGTTGTTTAaacttgttttgttttgctttcACACTACTGAAACTGTATTTGCTAGTGTACGGTTTCACCTAACCCCCTAATGAGAACCAAACACGTTATTAAGTACAATAAACGTTATTAATTAATACGCTCGCAAATTCAATAGAGCCCCATAGCTAGGTCTTCCTTgattctatttttttcaaacatACTTTATCAACCTATTTACCGATAAAGTAACATAATTTGTTTGGTTGTAAAGTGACTGTCATTTTGGTATCTTATACAAAAAGAGCatcataaaactatatttatttaattttgtatataaagtgGGACGTTAGGAGGAAAGCGAACCCCCAAGAAGAGAAGTAAAATATGTCAATGATAAAGAGCAAAATGTAATCTAAGATTTTTAAGAAAGATAAGAATAATGAAAATACTTAAAAGACTTTTTTTGTCGACGaaaatacttatataaataTCAATTGAATTCATTCCGTTCGTGTTTGTTTTGCATATAAACTGTGATGTTCTTGACGTGTTGCCAAAGTATAATCTTATCCAAACACATccttaaaaaaacttttatttaatttttgtgttCTTATTATCtgtctaaaaataataatatataaaaaaggatCACTTGGTCACCAAGTCTTGGTGTCTCTGTTGATTGTACTTAACTTACAAGAATAATGGCGTCATATGTCTGGTTCGTTAAGCACACACAAACACTGAAACACGTACCCCAAAATGAATTGACGCGGAACTAAAGGAAAAAACGACAAGACATTTGAAAAACGACAAGAAGTCCACACACACAAAAGAGGTAACGATCTGGAATGGAAAGTTTAAacttctaaataaaataaatttgaatgtCAATCCATAAGGAGAAGCAACACGACAAATCGACAAATCAGTGATCAGACAGTTACTAATCAAAACATTTCCTTTTAATTTACATGTTTCTTACTTCACTAGAGAACAAAGACAAGAGATTCATTGTATACAATTAAAGCTAACAAACGCCACTTTCTATTCTTTCTACCTTTCTCTTATATGTCTCCAAAACAAGAACTTACGTATAGAAACAGATACACTGATAGAGTCTTGATCCTTGTAACTAACTCAACAAACTCTGTAATCTTATAAggaatcaatcaatgaatacagCTTTGAAGTCAGATCATGAACTACGCTCTCATCTCGAGTGTAAGTTCAGATCATCGTTCTCATAACGAACGATAAGTTCAGACTCATAGCGTCTAGAACAATCAACAACAAAGCATAAAAGAAATGTAATTCAACAACTCGTATATAAAGCTCGCTCTGATCTTCTTTCTTCAATCTTCATTTCTAACGGCAAAGACTCTGGACGGTTCAGAAGGTTCTCCTACTTCTATTTCATCTCCAACGTCTTTTGCCAAATCACCCGCTCCCCCCCAATACTCTACtactcttctttcttctcacGTAAGTCTGATGGTACCTATCAATACTTCGCCCATCGAAACCAAGCTTGCCCTCAAGCTTGTAATCAGGAAAACGTTCCACAAACTCCTTCGAAAACACCCACGAATCATCCGTTTGTGGCCTCTCCACCTAACGAACTAATAACTCCATCCGCCCTTGATCATCATAACGTTTAGCCAACACATCCTCCGGTATCCATTCATCAAACTTCTCACCCAAACAATCCTGAGGCAACATGGAAACAACATGATTATCACCCAAAGCTTTCTTTAATTGTGAAACATGGAACACGGGGTGAATACGAGATCCCTTTGGCAACTCCATTCGATAAGCAGCCTTCCCTATCCTCTCCAACACCCTATAAGGACCATAGAACTTAGCCGCCAACTTCTGACAAAATATTCGTGCAACTGACTGCTGACGGTAAGGACGCAGCTTCAAATAAACCCCATCTCCCACACTCAACTCAACGTCACGTCTATGTTTATCAGCTTGTTTCTTCATAATCTCCTGAGCCCTCACCAACTTTTCTTTCAAACTCTGCAGCATTACATCCCGCTCCAATAAAGATTCCTCCAGCTCAAAATTTTTTGTCGAACCCTCTTCAAACTTCAGCAACGCCGGTGGTTCTCTCCCATACATCACTTTAAATGGCGTGGCCTTCAAGAAGAGTGAAACGATGTATTATACCAGTATTCAGCCCACCCAAGAAACTGACACCAAGTCCTCGGATGAGGGGAAGCATAGCATCTGAGATAGGTCTCTACGCAACGATTTAACACCTCTGTTTGACCGTCCGTCTGAGGGTGAAATGCCGTACTGTATTTCAGAGTCGTACCCGCCAATTTGAAGCACTCCCGCCAAAAATTACTGAGAAAGAGGCGATCTCTGTCTGACACAATGCTACTTGGATACCCATGAAGACGCACCACCTCGCTCACGAACTTCTTTGCGACATCGACAGAAATAAACGGATGTTTCAACCCTATAAAATGTGCTCCCTTACTCAGACGATCAATCACCACCAATATCACATTCACCCCATTGGAAGTAGGCAATCCTTCAATGAAATCCATACTAATATCCTCCCAAATATGGTTCGGTATCGGCAATGGTTGTAACAATCCCGCTGGTGACAATGTTGAGTACTTATGTGTTTGACACACCCCACACTCTGCAACATACTCTTGGACTGTCTTCTTAATACCCTTCCAAGTGAAAGAACGTTGAATCCTCTGTAATGTCTTGGCAACTCCTGAATGACCTCCAGTTTTACTGTCATGACACTCATGAAGAATTACCGCGATGAACTTAGATGTCTTCGGAATTACCAGTCGTTGTTTGGACCACAATCTGTTCTCCACCACTGTCAACTTGCGCGAAACTAGATCCTTAGACTCTAACTGAGCAATCAACCTCTGAATACCAACATCTTCTGCGATCTCCTTATATAAATCCTCCCACTGTAAGATCTTAGGAACCGTCAAAGTCAACAACAACGAAGATACCGCCATGCACCGTCATAACCCGTCTGCCGCTTTGTTCTCACACCCCAGCTtgtagaaaatttcaaaatcaaaaccaagCAACCGAGTTAACCACCTTTGATACTCCATGTTGACCTCCTTCTGTTCCAACAAGTACTTAATGCTCCTCTGATCAGTATGTACCTGAAATTTACGCCCCAACAAGTAATGTTTCCACTTCCTCACTTCCATAACTATTGCCATCAGTTCCCTCTCATACGCTGGTTTAAGCCTTTCTCTCTCGGTTAATGCATGACTGAAATAAGCAATAGTTCGTTTGTCTTGCATTAACACTGCTCCCACTCCAAAACCGGAAGCATCAGTTTCAACTACAAACACCTTAGAGAAATCTGGTAATGCGAGAACGGACGCTCGAGTCATAGCTAGTTTTAGCTTCTCAAAAGCCTCATGCGCAACTCTGACAATAAAAATCTCTCTCGCTTCAGCAATGTAGTCAAGGGCCTCGCAAAAATGCTATAATCCTTGACAAACTTTCTATAATACCCTGTCAATCCCAAGAACCCTCTTAGTTGCTTCACTGATCGTGGGGTTGGCCACTTTTTCATTGCTTCAGTTTTGTTGTGGTCAGTACCTACTCCCTCCTTCGAGATGATATGACCCAGATATTCCACCTGATCTACTCCAAATGAACATTTTTTTCGATTTGCGAACAACTGTTGTTGTTGAAGAACCGTTAACACCTTCTCCAAGTGTTGAAGATGTAAGCTTGCCGATTTGCTATAGACGAGAATATCATCAAAAAACACCAACACGAAGTCTCGCAAGAACGGCttgaaaattttattcatcaaCGCTTGAAAAGTTGCAGGAGCATTGGTGagtccaaatggcatgaccaaGAACTCATAATGACCATCTACTATTCTGAAAGCAGTCTTGCAAATGTCCTCCTCACGCATACGTCTCTGATGATAGCCAGAACGCAAGTCTAACTTTGAGAAAACGCAAGCTCCATTCAACTCATCCAGTAGTTGATCGATTACCGGTATTGGATATTTATCTGGGACTGTTGCTCGGTTACGAGCTCTATAATCTACACAAAAGCGCGTTCccccatccttctttttcacgaGTAAAACAGGACTGGAAAATGGGCTAACGCTTGGTCGAATAATCCCTGATTCCAGCATTTCCTGCACCATTTGTTCCATGATCACCTTTCTCGCATGAGGATAGCGATATGGATGAACCGAAACAGCTGAGACTCTAGGAAGTAGATTAATCGCATGCTCTTGACCTCGGAGTGGCGGTAACCCCACTGGTAGAGCAAAGACAGCCTCAAATTGTTCTAATAACCGTGGAAGTTCTTCATTTAACTCTGGTACTACGGATGTTACTGCTGTCGCAGCCAATTGCACTTCCCTTCCAATCGAACTGTTCGAGCTAGGTATTAATGACTTAAGGGAAAGCTTGACATTATGTAACTCCGGATCTCCAAATAATGTCACTCTTTCCCCACGATAAGTGAATGTGAGTTCCTGCTGCTTCCAGTCTACCTCACATCTACCTAACGTTTCAAGCCACTGAACACCTAATATAACATCAACACTTTCCAGTTCTAAGGAGATAAAGTCTGATGTGAAGTCGGTATTATTGATAACAAAGTTGACTGAACGACAAACTCCCAATGCCGCAACAGTTACTCCATTACCCAACAACACATCTAAGCCACAATCTGCAGAAATTTTCAAATGTAGCTTCTTCACAATTGATGGTGAAATGAAATTGTGGGATGCTCCGCTATCGAGCATGACAATTATCTCCTTCTGATTTATTCTCCCTCTCATCTTGGTTGTCTTAGGAGAAAAAATCCCCAGAAACGAATTAAATGACAAAGTCATAAACTCCTTCTGCTGCTTAGGTTCTTCCAACAataactcttcttcttcctgcTCAAGAACTTCAACTTCCCAACCATTCAACAGAGTTAATATTCGAAGTTCCTTGTTAGGACAGACACTCGCATGAGCTCTCGACCACGGTGCCTTGCACTTGAAGCACACCTTCTCTCTTCGCATCGCATCTAACTCTGCATCAGTATGTTTCTGCCTTGGCCGTAGTTGTTGTTGCCCTGGTGCTACGTTCTCTTTATTCTGCAACGTCTCCGTTCATTGCTTATCATATACTTGCCATTTAGAGTGCACCGGTACTGATTTATCTCCAGAACCTTGCCTTCGAGAGTTAGTATGTCCCGAGCCATTCATGTTGCTCACTACTTTACAGAACACACTCGTCTCCATTCGTAACACTGCCGATATGTAGTTTTGTAATCCTTGAGGCTCTTTCATCCTTATGACCTCCTTCATTTCCGTACTCAACCCAGTGTAAAAGACTCTCTCTAACAAATGATCAGACAATCCCGGAACTTGAGCTGATAATGCTTCAAACTCTGAGACGTATTCAGCTATGGTACCCGTTTGTTTCAGAGCAAACAACCTCCTCTCTGGCTCATCATCAATAGATTCTGAAAAACGAACCACCAACCTCTGCTTAAAGTCACTCCAGCTCCGAAAACCACCGCGACGTCGAGCCCAACCATACAACTTCTTCACAGCTCTTTGTAAACATAACGGAACTAGATCCAATTTCGCTTCATCACTGTAACCACCCAATGCAAAGAAATATTCCACATCCGCAATCCAATCCGAAACTGAAGATCCATCACAACAAGGCATCTCCACTTTCTTTAACATGCTATCACGATTCGCTAGATTCAATCCCTCACTTCGATAACCTAACGGATAACTTCCCTGCGGTTCCCAGTGTGAAGGATCTACCTGAGATGTGGTAGGCAATGTAGTTGATTGTGGCGCCGAATCAGGAGTCGGCATCTTCCCAATCGATTTCATCATCGCGATCATCGCTGTGTTCAACTCCTTCACCATCGAGTTCGTCGCTGTGTTCTCCTTCGCAAGTCGATGAATGCTTTTCGCCAAATCGGCAACCTGCGTTTGCAAATCGAGCTCACCGTCATCGGAATCTTCCGCACGACTTGACTGTATCGCTTCCGTCATCGTAATCGCTGTGCTCGAACTTTTCACCGCACCAATGATAGAGTCTTGATCCTTGTAACTCAACAAACTCTGTAATCTTATAAGGAACCAATCAATGAATACAGCTTTGAAGTCAGATCATGAACTACGCTCTCATCTCGAGTGTAAGCTCAGATCATCGTTCTCATAACGAACGATAAGTTCAGACTCATAGCGTCTAGAACAATCAACAACAAAGCATAAAAGAAATGTAATTCAACAACTCGTATATAAAGCTCGCTCTGATCTTCTTTCTTCAATCTTCATTTCTAACGGCAAAGACTCTGGACGGTTCAGAAGGTTCTCCTACTTCTATTTCATCTCCAACGTCTTTTGCCAAATCACCCGCTCCCTCCAATACTCTACTACTCTTCTTCCTTCTCACGTAAGTCTGATGGTACCTATCATACACCCACCTTGATCCGGTTTGAAAACGATAGGATCCGAGAGGGAAGGCCAAGGGAATGTAACCATTGTTAGAAACCATGTTGTGGGGTGGGTTGATAGTAGTCATCAACTCAGAGGATAGATTAGTTTCTACAGTTGGGAAGTCAGGTTGGTTTATATCTGGCTTAGTTGTATTATGTGCGTCTTCACGCCACGGTCAGTAACCTAACACTTTGTTAAGTACAAAAATCTCatgacaaatatttttttccagcagtctccttcctcttcttctctaaCCGAACGATTTAAAagaatagaaaataataatgacATTTTATGAGCTAACACTAGCAGGAACCGTCACAAAATAACATACTAACCAGCTGACAAAAGAAGATGAATGAAACATCTAACCAAGAAAGCATCAATGCAATTCTCAAGATCACAGCTACGTGGAGGAAGTCCAATGCAAGATTCTGTGTGATAAGCTAGAAGATCATGTGTTAACCTCCAAAGATACATGGAAACGTAAAAAACACTTTTATGAAAGCTTCTCGGAGTTTAGAAATGTGGTTTCTAATTCTTGAGTGAAACCAACAAACGAGCCATTGAGCACTCGTTTTACTTAAGTAGAAATGGTACTGTAGCATATTTTCGGTAGAAGCAATGGAGCAGCCCAATTCAAGATTATATTCAAGAACCTGATCACGTAGTAAAGCTCCAAAGATATATATGTGATTTGTAATTCTTGCTAGATATGACAGATATAAGACAAGAAGGGAAGTTGTTTGTCCATATCCGAGGGACATTCTCGCTCTGTTTTTAACTTCCAGTACTAGCAACCACACATGAGATAGATAATAACAAAACAATACATATAAACCATGTATCTAATAATGTTTGGAGTAACCTGCAGCCTCACTTGTATCTAGATTAGGATGACAAGAATTGTTATACAATAGTACTTAGTCGGAAAGAATAGCCAGCAATAGAATCTTAATAACAAATGAGATAGATAAATAACAAAAAGACAAGAGACTTGTCAGATTTCAAAGTCTCTTTGCACGTTTTAAATGTAATACTTGTAGGTATCTTCTACCTGAGTAAGAGTCATTCGACAAGAATCAAATTAACAACACAGAAATGGACCAgtctttttgaaaaagaaaaacatatgacAAGGACTAACAATTGTGTACTTTCCTTTAGCCTCCTGCATGTACTGGACCTTTTGAATCTGCACCGAACTCGGAACATAAGAGTACACAACTGcccaataatatataaaatttcctAGAGCAGCTACTGTGAAGTAATTATCCTCTCCAATGAGGTAAGCTTTGGGGTAGTGTTCATCCCAAATCAATGccactttcttcttctcgtcGACGAAGAAACTCCCATACCCACACCAAAGAAACTTCCTTAACATTCCAGTGAACGGCTTCAAATCAACTTTTAAGAAATTTATCCATGTCAACTCATTGGCCTCGATCTTTGTTGTAATCTGTATCTCAATCTCATATGTATCAACACTGTAAAATAACAGTGCAAGCTGTTCATCTCTAACAGAAGATAGAATCACAGAGTCTCCATTACGAGAGTTCAGATCAAGACAATGTCTAAATCTATCACTTGTAAAATCAAAACAGATTAAATATTCTCCCATCTGATCTACTTCTTTCACTCTCTGAGCAACAAAGTAATTATTTCCTTTCAAAGACAAGCCCTCACGATAATGCTGTATAGTCCAGTCACAAGTGACAGCAAGATCCCTCCATGAATCAGATTTCAAATCATACATTTCATACTGAACAGTACTGCCACTGTACAACAACCTCAAGACTTTGGGTTGTTCTTGTTGTCGTATCCCATACAATACGTCTCGTCCGAGatgtataattttcttttgggttCAATCCACCTGACTTGTCCCAAATACGGGTTCCATATCAAGGGGTTACCGTTTTTCCGAAAGCATAACAATAAGCCATCACACACCATAAATTCACGATGTACCTTGACTCG contains:
- the LOC106407399 gene encoding zinc finger protein AZF2-like is translated as MALEAMNCPTNSSSFTARKDRNEPTDDLTHDAVFMEPWLKRKRSKRPRSRSPSSSPPRSRPKSQIQDLAEEEYLALCLIMLANDHHQPKTQPPQESTTKLSHKCSVCGKAFPSYQALGGHKASHRIKPPTTTADDDSTTPTIAVAHPTSTAIAPSGKIHKCSICHKVFPTGQALGGHKRCHYEGTIGGGGGSKSVSQSGSVTSTVSEERSNRVFIDLNLPALPELSLHHHNTVVDEEIQSPLTGKKPLLSTDHDKVIIKKEDFSLRI
- the LOC106408732 gene encoding putative F-box protein At3g19560, translating into MTIISDLSQDLIEEILSRVQLASQRVARSTCKQWNGLYKDESLTKNQRGKAAYDNMVVRVCDSRVCLVRVDLEGVHNNKDGLVEISTKLMDQQNRVKHYREGLSLKGNNYFVAQRVKEVDQMGEYLICFDFTSDRFRHCLDLNSRNGDSVILSSVRDEQLALLFYSVDTYEIEIQITTKIEANELTWINFLKVDLKPFTGMLRKFLWCGYGSFFVDEKKKVALIWDEHYPKAYLIGEDNYFTVAALGNFIYYWAVVYSYVPSSVQIQKVQYMQEAKGKYTIVEDTYKYYI